In Puntigrus tetrazona isolate hp1 unplaced genomic scaffold, ASM1883169v1 S000001111, whole genome shotgun sequence, a single genomic region encodes these proteins:
- the dennd1a gene encoding DENN domain-containing protein 1A isoform X6 — protein sequence MGSRIKESPGSPFEVYMEVVHSGTAGSGPEVRRSFPDTYADQETLQTIPKFCFPFNMDSMAVGQVGQNFTFVLTDIESKQRSGFCRLSSGAHSCHCILSYLPWFEVFYKLLNILADYTTKGQDSQWRELLESLHTLNIPDPGVPVHLSVHLFFTVPDPRELPSIPENRNLTEYFVAVDVNNMLHLYASMLYERRILISCSKLSTLTACVHGAAAMLYPMYWQHVYIPVLPQHLIDYCCAPMPYLIGVHSSLMEKVRGMALDDVVLLNVDTNTLETPFDDLQSLPNDVVSSLKNRLRKVSSTTGDGVARAFLKAQAALFGSYRNALHIEPEEPITFSEETFITHRSSTMRQFLQNAIQLQFFKQFIDGRLELLNSGKGFSDQFEEEINMGEYAGSDKTYHQWLFTVKKGSGAILNTVKTKANPAMKTVYKFAKDHAKMGIKEVKSRLKQKELTENGYTEEPGSTHLPSTHSKDSLTWDQRRPITVHFGQTEQSRSPRPPRPQRPPPPHPSKLQRSTRPARPPRPLVPKRPRSNIGIEGSPEQPQPYRSLKEAELVEEGCLP from the exons ATGGGCTCTCGTATCAA GGAGAGCCCTGGGTCACCCTTTGAGGTGTATATGGAGGTGGTGCATTCTGGGACGGCTGGATCTG GACCAGAGGTACGAAGGAGTTTCCCCGACACATACGCTGACCAG GAAACGCTACAGACTATCCCAAAATTTTGTTTCCCCTTCAATATGGACAG TATGGCAGTGGGCCAGGTGGGGCAGAACTTCACATTTGTCCTGACGGATATCGAGAGCAAGCAGCGCTCCGGTTTCTGCCGGCTCTCATCGGGAGCTCACAGCTGCCACTGCATCCTCAG CTACTTGCCTTGGTTTGAGGTGTTTTACAAGCTGCTGAATATCCTGGCAGACTATACAACCAAAGGACAG GACAGTCAATGGAGAGAGTTGTTGGAATCTCTACACACGTTAAACATCCCTGATCCTGGAGTGCCTGTGCATTTGAGTGTG catttgtttttcacagtGCCTGATCCTAGGGAATTACCCAGTATACCAGAAAAT AGAAATCTCACAGAGTATTTCGTAGCAGTGGATGTGAATAACATGCTGCATCTGTACGCTAGCATGCTGTACGAAAGACGAATCCTCATTAGCTGCAGCAAGCTGAGCACT TTAACGGCATGTGTTCATGGCGCAGCAGCCATGTTGTATCCCATGTACTGGCAGCATGTTTACATTCCAGTCCTGCCACAGCACTTAATAGACTACTGCTG cgcTCCAATGCCATACCTCATCGGAGTGCATTCCAGTCTTATGGAG AAGGTGCGAGGTATGGCTTTAGATGATGTGGTACTTCTCAATGTAGACACAAACACTCTTGAAACGCCGTTTGATGATCTGCAAAGCCTTCCTAATGATGTG gtTTCATCTTTAAAGAACCGCCTGAGAAAAGTTTCCTCAACGACAGGAGATGGAGTAGCCAGAGCTTTTCTGAAGGCGCAGGCAGCTCTGTTTGGCAGTTACAGGAACGCACTACACATTGAACCG GAGGAGCCGATTACCTTCAGTGAGGAAACATTTATCACACACCGATCCAGCACAATGAGGCAGTTTCTACAAAACGCTATACAGCTACAGTTCTTTAAACAG TTCATAGACGGGCGTTTGGAGCTGTTGAACTCTGGTAAAGGATTCAGCGATCAGTTTGAGGAGGAGATCAATATGGGAGAATATGCTG GCAGTGATAAGACATATCATCAGTGGCTTTTCACAGTGAAG AAGGGCAGTGGGGCTATCTTAAACACAGTGAAGACAAAGGCAAATCCTGCGATGAAGACAGTGTACAAATTT GCCAAAGACCATGCCAAGATGGGCATCAAAGAAGTAAAGAGTCGACTCAAACAAAAG GAGCTTACAGAGAATGGTTACACCGAAGAGCCTGGCTCCACCCACTTACCCTCCACACACAGCAAAGACTCCCTCACCTGGGACCAGAGACGTCCAATCACAGTTCACTTTGGACAG ACTGAGCAGTCACGTTCCCCACGGCCCCCTCGGCCACAACGTCCCCCTCCCCCCCATCCCTCCAAACTACAGCGCAGCACACGACCA gcTCGACCTCCTCGGCCTCTGGTGCCAAAGAGACCACGCAGTAACATTGGCATAGAAGGAAGCCCTGAACA GCCCCAGCCATACAGGTCTCTGAAAGAGGCAGAGCTTGTGGAAGAAG GATGCCTTCCGTAG
- the dennd1a gene encoding DENN domain-containing protein 1A isoform X2 has product MGSRIKESPGSPFEVYMEVVHSGTAGSGPEVRRSFPDTYADQETLQTIPKFCFPFNMDSMAVGQVGQNFTFVLTDIESKQRSGFCRLSSGAHSCHCILSYLPWFEVFYKLLNILADYTTKGQDSQWRELLESLHTLNIPDPGVPVHLSVHLFFTVPDPRELPSIPENRNLTEYFVAVDVNNMLHLYASMLYERRILISCSKLSTLTACVHGAAAMLYPMYWQHVYIPVLPQHLIDYCCAPMPYLIGVHSSLMEKVRGMALDDVVLLNVDTNTLETPFDDLQSLPNDVVSSLKNRLRKVSSTTGDGVARAFLKAQAALFGSYRNALHIEPEEPITFSEETFITHRSSTMRQFLQNAIQLQFFKQFIDGRLELLNSGKGFSDQFEEEINMGEYAGSDKTYHQWLFTVKKGSGAILNTVKTKANPAMKTVYKFAKDHAKMGIKEVKSRLKQKELTENGYTEEPGSTHLPSTHSKDSLTWDQRRPITVHFGQARPPRPLVPKRPRSNIGIEGSPEHYVRPTRHYTVFLCEDSSGDELSQDDDSIAAFPEHFLLSAPFEWPQPYRSLKEAELVEEGEEVGERFQGNTAPSSPVLDKFSDLSLLQDAFRSQQGEPECTETTNTTDTTKPSHSTHCTLSSARSLEELRADPQHVNFNYQRMDLTSGERTRTLPGLKTTNPYSKLWSQREDPSTLLGQESPSWERPLSVPPLEALDARPPSRESSNPSTEKTEGACITIPRPQGRKTPEPGAVLAPAVTLLRGVKQASEKEGVSAGGQEFRQALNMSPHSQSQTQTDLLKPNESNEGQDLLSLLDPLCGATKNEAPPSLTKPPIPPRPNPPNLPAFPPPVSLNPFTQQLQYQPQRHYSPVVPGNPFAQAYMPPPGANYFPTTAHPFSVFSQTSAVGVTPTGGTWPVGRVLPSSSSSGSLSTLLDSPAPATLGQPAQVSTDEPRDPFSDLLTMATTPTAMATPPKKKVEDLRRRWETFD; this is encoded by the exons ATGGGCTCTCGTATCAA GGAGAGCCCTGGGTCACCCTTTGAGGTGTATATGGAGGTGGTGCATTCTGGGACGGCTGGATCTG GACCAGAGGTACGAAGGAGTTTCCCCGACACATACGCTGACCAG GAAACGCTACAGACTATCCCAAAATTTTGTTTCCCCTTCAATATGGACAG TATGGCAGTGGGCCAGGTGGGGCAGAACTTCACATTTGTCCTGACGGATATCGAGAGCAAGCAGCGCTCCGGTTTCTGCCGGCTCTCATCGGGAGCTCACAGCTGCCACTGCATCCTCAG CTACTTGCCTTGGTTTGAGGTGTTTTACAAGCTGCTGAATATCCTGGCAGACTATACAACCAAAGGACAG GACAGTCAATGGAGAGAGTTGTTGGAATCTCTACACACGTTAAACATCCCTGATCCTGGAGTGCCTGTGCATTTGAGTGTG catttgtttttcacagtGCCTGATCCTAGGGAATTACCCAGTATACCAGAAAAT AGAAATCTCACAGAGTATTTCGTAGCAGTGGATGTGAATAACATGCTGCATCTGTACGCTAGCATGCTGTACGAAAGACGAATCCTCATTAGCTGCAGCAAGCTGAGCACT TTAACGGCATGTGTTCATGGCGCAGCAGCCATGTTGTATCCCATGTACTGGCAGCATGTTTACATTCCAGTCCTGCCACAGCACTTAATAGACTACTGCTG cgcTCCAATGCCATACCTCATCGGAGTGCATTCCAGTCTTATGGAG AAGGTGCGAGGTATGGCTTTAGATGATGTGGTACTTCTCAATGTAGACACAAACACTCTTGAAACGCCGTTTGATGATCTGCAAAGCCTTCCTAATGATGTG gtTTCATCTTTAAAGAACCGCCTGAGAAAAGTTTCCTCAACGACAGGAGATGGAGTAGCCAGAGCTTTTCTGAAGGCGCAGGCAGCTCTGTTTGGCAGTTACAGGAACGCACTACACATTGAACCG GAGGAGCCGATTACCTTCAGTGAGGAAACATTTATCACACACCGATCCAGCACAATGAGGCAGTTTCTACAAAACGCTATACAGCTACAGTTCTTTAAACAG TTCATAGACGGGCGTTTGGAGCTGTTGAACTCTGGTAAAGGATTCAGCGATCAGTTTGAGGAGGAGATCAATATGGGAGAATATGCTG GCAGTGATAAGACATATCATCAGTGGCTTTTCACAGTGAAG AAGGGCAGTGGGGCTATCTTAAACACAGTGAAGACAAAGGCAAATCCTGCGATGAAGACAGTGTACAAATTT GCCAAAGACCATGCCAAGATGGGCATCAAAGAAGTAAAGAGTCGACTCAAACAAAAG GAGCTTACAGAGAATGGTTACACCGAAGAGCCTGGCTCCACCCACTTACCCTCCACACACAGCAAAGACTCCCTCACCTGGGACCAGAGACGTCCAATCACAGTTCACTTTGGACAG gcTCGACCTCCTCGGCCTCTGGTGCCAAAGAGACCACGCAGTAACATTGGCATAGAAGGAAGCCCTGAACA TTACGTGCGTCCAACCCGTCACTATACGGTGTTTCTATGCGAGGATTCTTCGGGTGACGAGCTGTCTCAAGATGACGACTCCATTGCTGCTTTTCCTGAACACTTCCTGCTTTCTGCTCCTTTTGAATG GCCCCAGCCATACAGGTCTCTGAAAGAGGCAGAGCTTGTGGAAGAAGGTGAGGAGGTTGGGGAGCGCTTCCAAGGTAACACTGCTCCGTCCAGCCCTGTGCTAGACAAGTTCTCTGACCTGAGCCTGTTGCAGGATGCCTTCCGTAGTCAGCAGGGGGAGCCAGAATGTACAGAAACCACAAATACCACAGATACCACAAAGCCCTCTCACAGCACACACTGTACACTCAGTTCCGCCAGAAGCTTGGAGGAGCTTCGAGCAGACCCACAGCATGTCAACTTCAACTACCAG CGAATGGATCTTACTTCTGGTGAGCGCACACGCACACTCCCTGGTCTTAAAACCACCAATCCGTACAGCAAGCTCTGGAGCCAAAGAGAAGACCCGTCCACATTGCTTGGCCAAGAGTCACCTTCTTGGGAGAGACCTCTCTCCGTGCCACCCTTGGAAGCCCTGGATGCACGGCCACCCAGCAGAGAGAGTTCAAATCCCAGTACAGAGAAGACCGAAGGGGCTTGTATCACAATCCCTCGTCCCCAAGGTCGAAAAACACCTGAACCAGGTGCAGTTCTGGCACCCGCTGTGACCCTGCTGCGTGGGGTTAAACAGGCCAGTGAAAAGGAAGGTGTGTCCGCTGGAGGACAAGAGTTTCGGCAAGCACTGAACATGTCTCCTCACTCCCAATCACAAACTCAGACGGACTTGTTAAAGCCCAATGAGTCAAACGAGGGACAGGACTTGCTCAGCTTGTTGGACCCTCTGTGTGGAGCAACGAAGAACGAGGCCCCCCCTTCCCTCACTAAACCCCCCATACCTCCTCGACCCAACCCCCCAAACCTGCCCGCCTTCCCCCCTCCAGTATCACTAAACCCCTTTACCCAACAACTCCAGTACCAGCCACAAAGGCACTATAGTCCCGTTGTCCCAGGTAACCCTTTTGCCCAGGCCTACATGCCTCCCCCAGGTGCCAACTACTTTCCCACCACTGCCCACCCGTTCTCTGTATTCAGTCAGACATCTGCTGTGGGTGTGACCCCAACTGGGGGAACTTGGCCAGTTGGACGTGTTCTTCCATCTTCCAGCAGTAGCGGCTCTCTTTCAACTCTCTTGGACTCACCTGCTCCGGCTACTCTTGGCCAGCCTGCGCAAGTCTCTACAGACGAACCCCGTGACCCATTCAGTGACCTTCTTACTATGGCAACCACACCAACTGCAATGGCCACGCCCCCCAAAAAGAAGGTAGAGGATTTGCGAAGAAGGTGGGAAACGTTTGATTAG
- the dennd1a gene encoding DENN domain-containing protein 1A isoform X3: protein MGSRIKESPGSPFEVYMEVVHSGTAGSGPEVRRSFPDTYADQETLQTIPKFCFPFNMDSMAVGQVGQNFTFVLTDIESKQRSGFCRLSSGAHSCHCILSYLPWFEVFYKLLNILADYTTKGQDSQWRELLESLHTLNIPDPGVPVHLSVHLFFTVPDPRELPSIPENRNLTEYFVAVDVNNMLHLYASMLYERRILISCSKLSTLTACVHGAAAMLYPMYWQHVYIPVLPQHLIDYCCAPMPYLIGVHSSLMEKVRGMALDDVVLLNVDTNTLETPFDDLQSLPNDVVSSLKNRLRKVSSTTGDGVARAFLKAQAALFGSYRNALHIEPEEPITFSEETFITHRSSTMRQFLQNAIQLQFFKQFIDGRLELLNSGKGFSDQFEEEINMGEYAGSDKTYHQWLFTVKKGSGAILNTVKTKANPAMKTVYKFAKDHAKMGIKEVKSRLKQKELTENGYTEEPGSTHLPSTHSKDSLTWDQRRPITVHFGQTEQSRSPRPPRPQRPPPPHPSKLQRSTRPARPPRPLVPKRPRSNIGIEGSPEQPQPYRSLKEAELVEEGEEVGERFQGNTAPSSPVLDKFSDLSLLQDAFRSQQGEPECTETTNTTDTTKPSHSTHCTLSSARSLEELRADPQHVNFNYQRMDLTSGERTRTLPGLKTTNPYSKLWSQREDPSTLLGQESPSWERPLSVPPLEALDARPPSRESSNPSTEKTEGACITIPRPQGRKTPEPGAVLAPAVTLLRGVKQASEKEGVSAGGQEFRQALNMSPHSQSQTQTDLLKPNESNEGQDLLSLLDPLCGATKNEAPPSLTKPPIPPRPNPPNLPAFPPPVSLNPFTQQLQYQPQRHYSPVVPGNPFAQAYMPPPGANYFPTTAHPFSVFSQTSAVGVTPTGGTWPVGRVLPSSSSSGSLSTLLDSPAPATLGQPAQVSTDEPRDPFSDLLTMATTPTAMATPPKKKVEDLRRRWETFD, encoded by the exons ATGGGCTCTCGTATCAA GGAGAGCCCTGGGTCACCCTTTGAGGTGTATATGGAGGTGGTGCATTCTGGGACGGCTGGATCTG GACCAGAGGTACGAAGGAGTTTCCCCGACACATACGCTGACCAG GAAACGCTACAGACTATCCCAAAATTTTGTTTCCCCTTCAATATGGACAG TATGGCAGTGGGCCAGGTGGGGCAGAACTTCACATTTGTCCTGACGGATATCGAGAGCAAGCAGCGCTCCGGTTTCTGCCGGCTCTCATCGGGAGCTCACAGCTGCCACTGCATCCTCAG CTACTTGCCTTGGTTTGAGGTGTTTTACAAGCTGCTGAATATCCTGGCAGACTATACAACCAAAGGACAG GACAGTCAATGGAGAGAGTTGTTGGAATCTCTACACACGTTAAACATCCCTGATCCTGGAGTGCCTGTGCATTTGAGTGTG catttgtttttcacagtGCCTGATCCTAGGGAATTACCCAGTATACCAGAAAAT AGAAATCTCACAGAGTATTTCGTAGCAGTGGATGTGAATAACATGCTGCATCTGTACGCTAGCATGCTGTACGAAAGACGAATCCTCATTAGCTGCAGCAAGCTGAGCACT TTAACGGCATGTGTTCATGGCGCAGCAGCCATGTTGTATCCCATGTACTGGCAGCATGTTTACATTCCAGTCCTGCCACAGCACTTAATAGACTACTGCTG cgcTCCAATGCCATACCTCATCGGAGTGCATTCCAGTCTTATGGAG AAGGTGCGAGGTATGGCTTTAGATGATGTGGTACTTCTCAATGTAGACACAAACACTCTTGAAACGCCGTTTGATGATCTGCAAAGCCTTCCTAATGATGTG gtTTCATCTTTAAAGAACCGCCTGAGAAAAGTTTCCTCAACGACAGGAGATGGAGTAGCCAGAGCTTTTCTGAAGGCGCAGGCAGCTCTGTTTGGCAGTTACAGGAACGCACTACACATTGAACCG GAGGAGCCGATTACCTTCAGTGAGGAAACATTTATCACACACCGATCCAGCACAATGAGGCAGTTTCTACAAAACGCTATACAGCTACAGTTCTTTAAACAG TTCATAGACGGGCGTTTGGAGCTGTTGAACTCTGGTAAAGGATTCAGCGATCAGTTTGAGGAGGAGATCAATATGGGAGAATATGCTG GCAGTGATAAGACATATCATCAGTGGCTTTTCACAGTGAAG AAGGGCAGTGGGGCTATCTTAAACACAGTGAAGACAAAGGCAAATCCTGCGATGAAGACAGTGTACAAATTT GCCAAAGACCATGCCAAGATGGGCATCAAAGAAGTAAAGAGTCGACTCAAACAAAAG GAGCTTACAGAGAATGGTTACACCGAAGAGCCTGGCTCCACCCACTTACCCTCCACACACAGCAAAGACTCCCTCACCTGGGACCAGAGACGTCCAATCACAGTTCACTTTGGACAG ACTGAGCAGTCACGTTCCCCACGGCCCCCTCGGCCACAACGTCCCCCTCCCCCCCATCCCTCCAAACTACAGCGCAGCACACGACCA gcTCGACCTCCTCGGCCTCTGGTGCCAAAGAGACCACGCAGTAACATTGGCATAGAAGGAAGCCCTGAACA GCCCCAGCCATACAGGTCTCTGAAAGAGGCAGAGCTTGTGGAAGAAGGTGAGGAGGTTGGGGAGCGCTTCCAAGGTAACACTGCTCCGTCCAGCCCTGTGCTAGACAAGTTCTCTGACCTGAGCCTGTTGCAGGATGCCTTCCGTAGTCAGCAGGGGGAGCCAGAATGTACAGAAACCACAAATACCACAGATACCACAAAGCCCTCTCACAGCACACACTGTACACTCAGTTCCGCCAGAAGCTTGGAGGAGCTTCGAGCAGACCCACAGCATGTCAACTTCAACTACCAG CGAATGGATCTTACTTCTGGTGAGCGCACACGCACACTCCCTGGTCTTAAAACCACCAATCCGTACAGCAAGCTCTGGAGCCAAAGAGAAGACCCGTCCACATTGCTTGGCCAAGAGTCACCTTCTTGGGAGAGACCTCTCTCCGTGCCACCCTTGGAAGCCCTGGATGCACGGCCACCCAGCAGAGAGAGTTCAAATCCCAGTACAGAGAAGACCGAAGGGGCTTGTATCACAATCCCTCGTCCCCAAGGTCGAAAAACACCTGAACCAGGTGCAGTTCTGGCACCCGCTGTGACCCTGCTGCGTGGGGTTAAACAGGCCAGTGAAAAGGAAGGTGTGTCCGCTGGAGGACAAGAGTTTCGGCAAGCACTGAACATGTCTCCTCACTCCCAATCACAAACTCAGACGGACTTGTTAAAGCCCAATGAGTCAAACGAGGGACAGGACTTGCTCAGCTTGTTGGACCCTCTGTGTGGAGCAACGAAGAACGAGGCCCCCCCTTCCCTCACTAAACCCCCCATACCTCCTCGACCCAACCCCCCAAACCTGCCCGCCTTCCCCCCTCCAGTATCACTAAACCCCTTTACCCAACAACTCCAGTACCAGCCACAAAGGCACTATAGTCCCGTTGTCCCAGGTAACCCTTTTGCCCAGGCCTACATGCCTCCCCCAGGTGCCAACTACTTTCCCACCACTGCCCACCCGTTCTCTGTATTCAGTCAGACATCTGCTGTGGGTGTGACCCCAACTGGGGGAACTTGGCCAGTTGGACGTGTTCTTCCATCTTCCAGCAGTAGCGGCTCTCTTTCAACTCTCTTGGACTCACCTGCTCCGGCTACTCTTGGCCAGCCTGCGCAAGTCTCTACAGACGAACCCCGTGACCCATTCAGTGACCTTCTTACTATGGCAACCACACCAACTGCAATGGCCACGCCCCCCAAAAAGAAGGTAGAGGATTTGCGAAGAAGGTGGGAAACGTTTGATTAG